The following proteins come from a genomic window of Plectropomus leopardus isolate mb chromosome 11, YSFRI_Pleo_2.0, whole genome shotgun sequence:
- the cry1b gene encoding cryptochrome-1b, whose product MVVNTIHWFRKGLRLHDNPALRDSIWDADTLRCVYILDPWFAGSSNVGINRWRFLLQCLEDLDASLRKLNSRLFVIRGQPTDVFPRIFKEWKITRLSYEYDSEPFGKERDTAIQKLASEAGVEIMVRTAHTLYNLDKIIELNDGQSPLTYKRFQALINRMDAVELPAETITLDVIRKCATPISEDHDDKFGVPSLEELGFDTEGLTTAVWPGGETEALMRLERHLERKAWVANFERPRMNANSLLASPTGLSPYLRFGCLSCRLFYFKLTDLYRKVKKNSSPPLSLYGQLLWREFFYTTATNNPCFDKMEGNPVCVQIPWERNPEALAKWAEGRTGFPWIDAIMTQLRQEGWIHHLARHAVACFLTRGDLWVSWEEGMKVFEELLIDADWSVNAGSWMWLSCSSFFQQFFHCYCPVGFGRRTDPNGDYIRRYLPILRGFPATYIYDPWNAPEEVQKAAKCIIGVHYPRPMVNHAEASRINIERMKQIYQQLSCYRGLGLLATVPANPNNGANGSNVGGVNTGTSQDPGTSSEGVSTYKGMSRTDRGVSTQKRRHEEASSKGSSKLWKQSK is encoded by the exons ATGGTGGTCAACACCATCCATTGGTTCAGGAAGGGGCTGCGGCTGCACGACAACCCGGCTCTGAGGGACTCTATCTGGGATGCGGACACCCTGCGCTGCGTTTACATCCTGGACCCCTGGTTCGCAGGGTCCTCCAATGTGGGGATCAACAGGTGGAG GTTTTTGTTGCAATGCTTAGAGGATTTGGATGCCAGTCTGCGCAAACTCAACTCCCGCTTGTTTGTCATCAGAGGCCAGCCCACAGACGTCTTCCCTCGGATTTTTAAG GAATGGAAGATCACCCGTTTATCTTATGAGTATGACTCTGAGCCTTTTGGCAAGGAACGGGACACTGCTATCCAAAAGCTAGCCAGCGAGGCTGGGGTGGAGATCATGGTGCGGACTGCACACACCCTCTACAATCTGGATAA GATCATAGAACTGAACGATGGTCAGTCTCCTCTTACATACAAGCGCTTCCAGGCCCTCATCAACCGTATGGATGCTGTAGAGCTGCCTGCAGAGACAATCACTCTGGATGTTATCAGAAAATGTGCCACACCCATCAGCGAAGACCACGATGACAAGTTTGGGGTTCCCTCCCTGGAGGAGCTTG GTTTTGATACAGAGGGCCTGACAACAGCAGTGTGGccaggaggagaaacagaggcCCTCATGAGGCTAGAGCGACATCTAGAGAGGAAG gcaTGGGTGGCAAACTTTGAGCGTCCACGTATGAATGCCAACTCCCTGCTGGCCAGTCCCACCGGCCTCAGCCCCTACCTGCGCTTTGGATGTCTCTCCTGTCGGCTCTTCTACTTCAAACTCACTGATTTGTACAGAAAG GTCAAAAAGAACAGCAGCCCACCACTGTCCTTATATGGCCAGCTGTTGTGGAGGGAGTTCTTCTATACAACTGCCACCAACAACCCCTGCTTTGACAAGATGGAGGGAAACCCTGTGTGTGTCCAGATCCCCTGGGAGCGAAATCCAGAGGCGCTGGCCAAGTGGGCAGAGGGACGGACGGGCTTTCCCTGGATAGACGCCATTATGACCCAGCTGAGGCAAGAGGGGTGGATCCATCATTTGGCGAGGCACGCTGTGGCCTGCTTCCTCACCAGGGGAGACCTCTGGGTCAGCTGGGAGGAAGGAATGAAG GTGTTTGAAGAGTTGCTTATTGATGCGGACTGGAGTGTAAATGCTGGCAGCTGGATGTGGCTCTCCTGCAGTTcgtttttccagcagtttttccACTGCTACTGCCCTGTGGGATTTGGACGACGCACAGACCCCAATGGGGACTACATTAG GCGTTATTTGCCCATATTAAGGGGCTTTCCAGCGACATACATCTATGATCCCTGGAATGCAccagaggaggtgcagaaggcAGCCAAGTGCATCATAGGAGTCCACTACCCCAGGCCCATGGTGAACCATGCTGAGGCCAGCCGCATCAACATAGAGCGGATGAAGCAAATCTACCAGCAGCTTTCCTGTTACAGAGGACTCG GCCTGCTGGCAACAGTACCTGCCAACCCCAACAATGGAGCAAATGGCAGTAATGTCGGAGGAGTCAACACAGGGACCAGTCAAGATCCAGGAACGTCCTCTGAAGGCGTCTCCACATACAAGGGAATGTCTCGAACAG ATAGAGGAGTGTCCACACAGAAACGACGCCATGAAGAAGCTTCGTCCAAAGGCAGCTCGAAACTCTGGAAGCAGAGCAAATAG